In a genomic window of Paracoccaceae bacterium:
- a CDS encoding nucleotidyltransferase family protein: MDASLNTAEMRLHIAFAKVRLCDKERKAAEEFARQITHWDRFIETAARNFSLPNIRMHLAQMDEKCVPPQVHKQLNEAANASAIRNMMLISAQRQFKEKCVDPLGQEAVFFKGITLVGQYYPDLGLRPCRDIDVLVRPDALRGIVLQAIDCGYEFVVPGQSDHPLVEPSEIDAALHYRNDASLLSPEGMAIDLQVKLDKYSGIFADVDVMAQAVPVTLGGKEFLTMPPVFLFNYICHHHARHVWSRLHWLSDLDAMITSPGFDVDATIDMAGQLNQRGTVEASFEMQRLMSPCADWEPAPDTWRGLKFLELSLRNLSGDLDLEKKIGFSMKGGEFMFDWQAGSSLIRRARWQHWRKILQPTIRQYTRFPLPRGLRWLYVFPRFVHLIARTRDRASKEAD, encoded by the coding sequence ATGGATGCCAGCCTCAATACCGCGGAAATGCGCCTGCATATAGCATTTGCCAAGGTCCGTCTTTGTGACAAAGAAAGAAAGGCAGCCGAAGAATTCGCCCGTCAAATCACGCATTGGGACCGGTTCATCGAAACAGCGGCGCGAAATTTCAGTCTGCCCAACATCAGAATGCACCTGGCTCAGATGGACGAGAAATGTGTGCCACCGCAGGTCCACAAACAGTTGAATGAGGCCGCGAATGCGTCCGCCATACGCAATATGATGCTCATTTCAGCGCAACGTCAGTTCAAGGAAAAATGTGTCGATCCGCTCGGACAGGAAGCGGTATTTTTCAAGGGTATCACTCTGGTGGGGCAATACTATCCGGATCTGGGACTAAGGCCCTGCCGCGATATTGATGTGCTGGTCAGGCCAGACGCGCTGCGCGGGATTGTCTTACAAGCCATCGATTGTGGATATGAATTTGTCGTACCCGGTCAATCTGATCACCCCTTGGTTGAGCCCTCTGAAATTGACGCAGCACTGCATTATCGTAATGATGCCAGCCTTTTGTCACCTGAGGGCATGGCCATTGATCTGCAGGTCAAGCTGGACAAATATTCCGGGATTTTTGCGGATGTGGACGTGATGGCGCAAGCTGTGCCCGTCACTCTGGGAGGCAAAGAGTTTCTGACGATGCCACCCGTGTTTCTTTTCAATTATATCTGTCACCACCACGCCCGGCACGTATGGTCCCGCCTGCATTGGCTCAGCGATCTGGACGCGATGATCACATCTCCCGGTTTTGACGTCGATGCCACTATCGACATGGCCGGTCAACTGAACCAGCGCGGCACTGTCGAAGCCAGCTTTGAAATGCAGCGTCTGATGTCGCCTTGTGCTGACTGGGAACCGGCTCCTGACACCTGGCGGGGCCTGAAGTTTCTTGAATTGAGTCTGCGCAATCTTTCCGGTGATCTGGATCTGGAAAAGAAGATTGGGTTCAGCATGAAGGGCGGTGAATTCATGTTTGACTGGCAGGCTGGCTCCAGCCTGATCCGCCGTGCACGCTGGCAGCATTGGCGCAAGATCTTGCAACCTACCATCCGCCAATATACGCGCTTTCCTCTCCCGCGCGGCCTGCGGTGGCTCTATGTTTTTCCGCGCTTCGTGCATTTGATCGCCCGTACCCGAGACCGGGCCAGTAAAGAAGCCGACTGA
- a CDS encoding glycosyltransferase family 4 protein produces MLDPLKIALVLETSGGGSGRHVLDLAQGLAEQGHAVTVIWSPVRAQEDFRLQLLSMKQVDNLPIAMHRPVGLHDFKSLQALATTLRAHGPFDVLHGHSSKAGALIRLLPRSIPGSRIYTPHAFRTMDPTMGRMGALVYGTIERVLALRADHIIPVSSAEKAHGIELGIKAQKMTTVVNGATLPPGADRVAARAFMGLAADDFAVGFIGRLDPQKAPLRFVEAILLAARDAPNLRGMVIGDGNLRDAAEAKNTGEVVRFLGWQDGPALFPGLDVFCMTSHFEAMPYTLIEALHAGVPIVTTAVGGVQETVQEGENGFVLPTDCDPSAIAERLTTLAANPDLRQAFSARAQLLARERTIENMVRETLAVYEASR; encoded by the coding sequence ATGCTGGATCCCCTAAAAATTGCGCTTGTCCTTGAAACATCGGGCGGCGGATCCGGGCGTCATGTTCTTGATCTGGCGCAGGGGTTGGCGGAACAAGGCCATGCGGTCACGGTGATCTGGTCGCCAGTGCGCGCACAGGAAGATTTTCGCTTGCAGCTCCTGAGTATGAAGCAGGTAGACAACCTACCTATTGCGATGCACAGACCTGTTGGCTTGCATGATTTCAAAAGCCTGCAAGCCCTTGCCACGACGCTGCGCGCGCACGGACCATTTGACGTCCTACATGGTCACAGCTCAAAGGCAGGGGCATTGATCCGCTTGCTGCCCCGCTCCATTCCGGGATCACGGATTTACACACCCCACGCATTTCGCACCATGGACCCGACGATGGGCCGGATGGGCGCGCTGGTCTATGGGACCATTGAACGTGTGCTTGCCCTGCGCGCAGATCACATCATCCCGGTCAGTTCTGCGGAAAAAGCGCATGGTATTGAGCTTGGAATCAAGGCGCAAAAGATGACGACTGTCGTGAATGGCGCAACCTTGCCGCCGGGGGCCGACCGCGTGGCGGCACGCGCCTTCATGGGCTTGGCAGCGGATGATTTCGCCGTGGGTTTCATTGGGCGTCTGGACCCTCAAAAAGCGCCGCTGCGCTTTGTAGAAGCCATTTTGCTAGCAGCCCGGGATGCGCCAAATCTGCGTGGAATGGTCATTGGCGATGGCAACCTGCGGGACGCGGCTGAGGCGAAAAATACGGGCGAAGTGGTCCGGTTTCTGGGATGGCAGGACGGCCCCGCTCTGTTCCCCGGGCTCGACGTCTTTTGCATGACCAGCCACTTTGAGGCGATGCCCTATACCCTGATCGAAGCGCTGCATGCGGGTGTCCCGATTGTAACCACTGCAGTCGGTGGCGTGCAGGAAACAGTACAGGAAGGCGAAAACGGCTTTGTATTACCAACCGATTGCGATCCATCGGCCATTGCCGAGCGATTGACAACCCTGGCGGCAAACCCGGACCTGCGCCAGGCGTTCAGCGCACGTGCGCAACTCCTTGCACGCGAACGGACGATCGAGAATATGGTCAGAGAAACGTTGGCCGTATATGAAGCGTCACGCTGA
- a CDS encoding right-handed parallel beta-helix repeat-containing protein, which yields MMGAFTIGAVASGSPNQARRLTARTDISATGLRLQMERIPSAAMDELALNVLDIDGQSFLGEVVHPSSPQLAADPTPGRVKGNGKIVSALTGPLEVGALYVVSYDIIADGGTTGLYFSDGGGSPFPNSTVAAFTPGRHKILVEAKDTDTNAILRVNGDLTFGFISCRKAEWHMNLPSGSAYPEMAITREPGRIRGSGVAVSALNAPLEIGTTYTLRYEIKSNSGTKSLFTPAGAGSPFPFTKLPTAIGHHAVTLVAQDSDVDAVARLDGDLTFGSFSCRRAGGIAGRQIQIDVSSGSARSRNTIYTPDPGVLYVSPSGNDYLGSGAFGSPFATPAAACGAARPGDTVYLRPGTYAPFEILVSGTTGNPITVTTLPGEEHQAVIEGDLMQHVVNGGEGVASSAATRDGIYVKAKDHIHIRNLTIRNVWRCGIFFVGVPEEQHGHHVIAGNAISMTGSSGIYVGGNSSATIIPLGEKAELRTVDVLIEHNDVSQTNVVTDYNNNLVNPQGVPGGVAEAISVAASAGNIVTRFNDVHDTRQYGIDYKAGVQGGEIYGNRVWNVERYGIYLDAGRRFVEDVAIYNNQVWDCHLGIVLSREAGSNSTEYGTFTDQEGVAEFVQTLANIDIYNNLVWNIEAAGIFCQRHPQKDGPNGVISNIRIRFNTVYNANRMESGRDLNLSGWSDPDFEAAGVVSGVDFVGNIVWNDTASIRQTNTFVDKPGFTVADNLIGVDPSFVDVTATPPDLSLPSGTAAGLLVDAAATIGPFEADFNGHPRGVTRTAGAHTEP from the coding sequence ATGATGGGGGCATTCACAATTGGTGCGGTGGCCAGCGGGTCACCAAACCAAGCCCGTAGGCTGACAGCACGAACTGACATCTCCGCAACCGGTCTCAGGCTGCAGATGGAGCGGATCCCATCTGCAGCAATGGACGAGCTGGCATTGAATGTTCTCGACATCGACGGCCAGTCTTTTCTGGGAGAGGTCGTTCACCCCAGCAGCCCGCAACTTGCGGCTGATCCGACACCGGGTCGCGTCAAAGGCAATGGCAAAATCGTTTCCGCCCTGACAGGACCGCTTGAAGTCGGCGCTCTCTACGTCGTGTCCTACGATATCATCGCGGATGGCGGCACCACGGGGCTGTATTTCTCGGACGGCGGCGGGTCGCCTTTCCCGAATTCGACTGTGGCCGCATTTACACCTGGCCGTCACAAGATCCTCGTGGAAGCGAAAGATACTGATACAAACGCAATCCTGCGCGTGAATGGGGATCTTACCTTTGGTTTTATTTCTTGCCGCAAGGCGGAATGGCATATGAACCTGCCGTCCGGATCTGCCTATCCGGAAATGGCCATCACGCGTGAACCCGGTCGTATACGGGGGAGTGGTGTGGCAGTGTCTGCGCTCAATGCTCCGCTCGAAATCGGGACAACCTACACGTTGCGCTATGAGATCAAGTCCAATTCGGGCACCAAGTCTCTGTTTACCCCGGCAGGAGCAGGGTCACCGTTTCCCTTTACCAAACTGCCGACTGCCATCGGACATCACGCGGTAACGCTAGTCGCGCAGGACAGCGACGTTGACGCAGTTGCACGTTTGGATGGCGATCTGACTTTCGGGTCTTTTTCTTGCCGGAGGGCAGGTGGCATTGCCGGGCGTCAGATTCAGATAGATGTGTCCTCGGGCAGCGCGCGATCACGTAACACGATCTATACGCCGGACCCCGGCGTCCTTTATGTGTCACCCTCTGGCAACGACTATCTTGGCTCCGGTGCTTTCGGCTCCCCCTTTGCCACTCCTGCTGCCGCTTGTGGCGCTGCACGCCCGGGTGACACTGTTTATCTGCGGCCCGGCACATACGCCCCGTTCGAGATTTTAGTGAGCGGCACAACGGGAAACCCGATCACTGTAACGACGCTGCCCGGTGAAGAGCATCAGGCCGTGATCGAAGGTGATCTGATGCAGCATGTCGTGAATGGTGGTGAGGGAGTCGCTTCGAGTGCCGCGACAAGGGATGGCATTTACGTCAAGGCAAAAGATCACATTCACATCCGCAATCTGACGATACGCAATGTCTGGCGCTGTGGGATTTTTTTCGTCGGCGTACCGGAAGAACAGCATGGACATCATGTAATCGCGGGCAATGCGATCTCCATGACCGGAAGTTCCGGTATCTACGTGGGTGGCAACAGTTCGGCCACAATCATCCCCCTCGGAGAAAAGGCGGAACTGCGCACGGTTGATGTGTTGATCGAACACAATGATGTCTCGCAAACCAATGTTGTCACCGATTACAACAACAACCTTGTCAACCCGCAGGGCGTGCCCGGTGGTGTAGCAGAAGCCATCAGCGTTGCGGCCAGTGCGGGTAACATCGTTACCCGTTTTAACGATGTGCATGACACTCGTCAGTACGGCATTGATTACAAAGCGGGCGTTCAGGGGGGTGAAATCTATGGTAACCGCGTCTGGAACGTCGAACGATATGGCATCTATCTGGACGCAGGACGGCGTTTTGTCGAAGACGTAGCCATTTACAATAATCAGGTGTGGGATTGCCATCTTGGTATTGTTCTGTCGCGCGAAGCAGGATCGAACTCGACGGAATACGGTACGTTTACTGATCAGGAAGGCGTCGCGGAATTTGTCCAGACGCTGGCCAACATTGATATTTACAACAATCTTGTCTGGAATATCGAAGCTGCCGGCATCTTCTGTCAGCGGCATCCCCAGAAAGACGGGCCAAACGGTGTGATCAGCAATATCCGGATCCGCTTCAACACCGTCTATAATGCCAACCGCATGGAGAGTGGGCGGGATCTGAACCTGTCAGGTTGGTCTGATCCCGACTTTGAGGCTGCCGGCGTTGTGAGCGGCGTCGATTTCGTCGGCAATATCGTTTGGAATGACACAGCGTCAATTCGCCAGACAAACACCTTTGTGGACAAACCGGGTTTCACCGTCGCGGACAATCTGATCGGGGTGGACCCATCCTTTGTAGATGTCACTGCAACACCACCCGACTTGTCGCTGCCATCGGGAACGGCGGCTGGTCTGTTGGTTGACGCAGCCGCGACAATCGGCCCGTTTGAAGCAGATTTCAACGGTCATCCGCGCGGTGTTACACGCACCGCAGGAGCGCATACGGAGCCTTAG
- a CDS encoding asparagine synthase-related protein: MMHSFSVRIPLAGTEKAPLIEPIRLSRMRDQGWNVSQPVAGVDVAVSGVASLCETAEWMAIGLAFLEDRASEQQRLGLSALDGKSDLEFFLHLRATLGSEFVRDIAGSFSVVFIHRKTGTFEAYRDHFGLYPFYHTLSDGALTCASDLRACLHLSGREIIADPVRVADFIHGDDIDVDRTAFKDVSRLPPAHQLVPGPEGVSAQRYWKFETLIKPYSGPDAPAELRTALKNATVASMKVNGPVGAMLSGGLDSTSLVGLAAAETTDLQTLSFVYGQDKAYDETRYIDAANKAFKTVPHKIPIAAGTALDALGPVVEEQMDLFLAPGLPKSRQIYAEAHALGLNGLIDGHGGDEAISHGYGRLVELAHARRFSALLREARGAARVHGVPLIALVAGHIAQYGGLRPRHPLRRLLMKAARVLTRRSLVSNWSENADSLIAADLRSSVDARTRYARNPILKSESDFQQAAQITHLESLTTPLIVQSFEVLHRSATAAGVLPRYPFLDRRVTSLCLSLPADQKLRDGRSRWVLREAMLGVLPDGIRLRVDKAEFGNELKDTVIAFFKDADANCFVTLAPFIDVASADHLRERVVSGAVTDVAAIRALWRLAVLIHWIEALKRWRDAQVEGMLI; encoded by the coding sequence ATGATGCATTCTTTTTCTGTGCGGATACCGCTTGCCGGAACCGAGAAAGCCCCATTGATCGAGCCAATACGCCTGTCACGGATGCGGGATCAGGGTTGGAATGTATCGCAGCCCGTCGCTGGCGTTGATGTGGCGGTTTCAGGTGTGGCGTCTTTGTGTGAGACGGCTGAATGGATGGCAATCGGGCTCGCGTTTCTGGAAGATCGCGCTAGCGAGCAGCAACGACTTGGACTGAGCGCGTTGGATGGGAAATCCGATCTGGAATTTTTTTTGCACCTGCGCGCAACGCTGGGTTCCGAGTTTGTGCGCGACATAGCTGGGTCTTTCTCGGTTGTCTTTATCCACCGCAAAACCGGGACTTTTGAAGCCTACCGGGATCATTTTGGCCTTTATCCTTTTTACCACACGCTATCTGACGGCGCGCTGACATGTGCGTCCGATCTGCGCGCGTGTTTGCATCTGTCAGGCAGAGAGATCATCGCGGATCCTGTCCGGGTTGCCGATTTCATACACGGCGACGATATTGACGTTGATCGCACCGCTTTCAAAGATGTGTCTCGTCTGCCGCCCGCACATCAACTTGTGCCGGGACCGGAGGGCGTGAGTGCGCAACGGTATTGGAAATTCGAAACTCTAATAAAACCCTATTCCGGGCCAGATGCCCCGGCAGAACTGCGCACAGCTCTAAAGAACGCGACAGTCGCAAGCATGAAAGTCAACGGGCCAGTGGGCGCCATGTTGAGCGGAGGTTTGGACTCCACGTCACTGGTTGGACTGGCGGCCGCAGAGACGACGGACTTACAAACGTTGTCGTTTGTGTATGGTCAGGACAAAGCATACGATGAAACACGTTACATTGACGCCGCGAATAAGGCGTTCAAGACAGTCCCGCACAAGATTCCCATAGCAGCGGGCACGGCGCTTGATGCGTTGGGACCTGTTGTTGAGGAACAGATGGATCTTTTCCTAGCGCCGGGTTTGCCCAAAAGCAGACAGATTTACGCAGAAGCGCATGCGCTTGGCTTGAATGGGCTGATTGATGGCCACGGTGGCGATGAAGCAATTTCCCACGGGTACGGGCGTCTGGTGGAGTTGGCGCACGCGCGGCGGTTCAGCGCGTTGTTGCGCGAGGCCCGCGGCGCGGCGCGGGTGCATGGCGTCCCGTTGATTGCGCTGGTTGCGGGTCACATTGCACAATATGGCGGGTTGCGACCCAGGCATCCACTGCGCAGACTATTAATGAAGGCCGCACGTGTTCTGACGCGACGCTCGCTGGTATCAAACTGGTCAGAGAACGCGGACTCTCTGATTGCGGCGGATTTACGTTCAAGTGTTGATGCAAGGACACGGTATGCCCGCAATCCAATACTCAAGTCCGAATCGGATTTTCAGCAAGCCGCGCAGATAACGCATCTGGAATCGCTCACAACGCCGTTGATTGTTCAGTCCTTCGAAGTTTTGCATCGTTCAGCCACGGCCGCCGGAGTTCTGCCGCGATACCCCTTTTTGGACCGGCGTGTTACGTCGCTTTGTCTTTCGCTGCCGGCGGATCAAAAACTGCGCGACGGTCGCAGCCGTTGGGTTTTGCGTGAGGCAATGCTCGGTGTTTTGCCGGATGGTATCCGGCTCCGCGTAGATAAGGCAGAGTTTGGCAACGAACTTAAGGATACTGTCATAGCTTTTTTCAAAGATGCCGATGCCAATTGTTTTGTCACCCTTGCGCCTTTCATAGATGTCGCGTCGGCTGATCATCTGCGTGAAAGGGTTGTGTCAGGCGCTGTGACGGATGTGGCGGCAATTCGTGCGCTTTGGCGATTGGCCGTTCTGATCCACTGGATTGAAGCATTGAAACGTTGGCGCGACGCACAAGTCGAAGGGATGCTGATCTGA
- a CDS encoding lasso peptide biosynthesis B2 protein: MRAMRWAVIYTISALVILVVRIGLWTTKYQRIRAILVRPCPVDPQFERRATVARITHAVAHIARFVPDASCLTQTISCQAILSWKGIPSTITMGLKKDEGGALKAHAWLSWHDQVVLEGNEGTLVDFAKILDLPTPVQSSS, encoded by the coding sequence ATGCGTGCCATGCGCTGGGCAGTGATATACACCATCAGCGCGCTGGTTATCTTGGTCGTGCGTATTGGGCTTTGGACGACCAAGTATCAGCGGATTCGCGCGATTCTGGTGCGGCCCTGCCCAGTTGACCCACAGTTTGAGAGGCGCGCAACCGTTGCCCGAATAACGCATGCGGTCGCACATATCGCGCGCTTCGTGCCTGATGCGAGTTGCCTGACCCAGACCATTTCTTGCCAGGCCATCCTGTCTTGGAAAGGTATTCCGTCCACCATCACGATGGGGTTGAAAAAGGACGAAGGCGGCGCTCTTAAAGCGCACGCGTGGTTGAGCTGGCACGACCAGGTCGTGTTGGAAGGAAATGAGGGCACGTTGGTGGATTTTGCCAAAATCCTTGATTTACCCACGCCGGTTCAGTCCTCCTCATGA
- a CDS encoding PqqD family protein has translation MSSEQFYSAQPDVVDCDIGGDRALLHLQTNTYFTMNATASALWLALAEPKNLDDLVSVVTEKFEVSEDQCRGDIEVLLSQMMEANVIGITPAGVG, from the coding sequence ATGTCATCTGAACAATTTTATAGCGCGCAACCAGATGTTGTTGACTGTGACATCGGCGGAGATCGCGCATTGCTCCATCTACAAACGAATACGTATTTTACTATGAACGCCACTGCATCCGCTTTGTGGTTGGCCTTGGCTGAGCCTAAAAACCTGGATGACCTCGTTAGTGTCGTGACCGAAAAGTTCGAAGTCTCAGAAGATCAGTGCCGTGGCGACATAGAAGTTTTGCTGAGCCAGATGATGGAAGCAAACGTGATTGGCATCACACCGGCCGGGGTCGGTTAA
- a CDS encoding lasso RiPP family leader peptide-containing protein translates to MTKAIYEAPVLRSHGKVEAVTKGGSTGTSLDAAFPVGTPFADVTLS, encoded by the coding sequence ATGACTAAAGCTATTTATGAAGCACCAGTTCTTCGGTCCCACGGCAAAGTCGAAGCTGTGACCAAAGGTGGTTCCACAGGTACATCATTGGACGCCGCCTTCCCAGTCGGCACACCTTTCGCTGATGTAACTCTGTCCTAA
- a CDS encoding ABC transporter ATP-binding protein — MLSKTSSFTSKLSRSFVLWRKVIELLKFSNKKLGVFVLAASVLEIVLTLGALFAVKLAVEDIAQAASADGSVDLGRVLWSVVVVLGLFLGGRIMHSVANYYRAAQGFVVSDYVNRAIQERAVAADLSFYDSSLYYDSLERARQAGAQRPAQVIANALNVFRGGMMLFGIAIVLFFVEWRLLPISLIAVAMMLVVQVRFTRERFHLQRQLVQKERHASYADYVMTSQPFAKEIRLWDIGAYLRAQYLNIRKAVRKDYLTIERRKSIAESLVSIVGTLVVLASAAFILYRFSTGQAELSDLIMVVLLLVRAETAGRDFVTSLSKLYDDQLFLNQLFAFLDLEPVMKPDAKAETLPSGTKQGVVLDHVTFSYPTAERPALRDVSLNIKPGQFTALVGGNGSGKTTLIKLLCRLYDPQEGSVTYDGVDVRSFDPTAYRRQFSVIFQDFAQFAYSGRDNMRLSDLGQESDDARLENVSKLTGAHDVLEALPNGYETVLSRMFDGGVELSGGQWQKIALSRAVFPDSKFIILDEPTSAIDPNAEAELFDGFRDKLEGRGALVISHRLSTIRQADYTYVLDGGRIVEEGTHEALIGQGGRYAEMFERQGRSYRS; from the coding sequence ATGTTATCCAAAACTTCCTCATTCACCAGCAAGCTATCGCGTTCTTTTGTTTTGTGGCGCAAAGTGATCGAGCTGTTGAAGTTCAGCAACAAGAAGCTCGGCGTTTTCGTGCTCGCGGCTTCAGTGCTCGAAATCGTTCTGACACTTGGTGCGCTTTTTGCGGTCAAGCTGGCTGTAGAAGATATTGCACAGGCCGCAAGCGCTGACGGTTCCGTCGATCTGGGTCGTGTTTTATGGTCTGTTGTGGTTGTCCTCGGCCTTTTCCTTGGCGGACGTATCATGCATTCGGTGGCAAACTATTATCGTGCTGCCCAGGGATTTGTGGTCAGTGACTACGTGAACCGCGCCATACAAGAACGGGCCGTTGCTGCGGATCTGAGTTTCTATGATAGTTCCCTTTACTATGACAGTCTGGAACGCGCACGACAGGCCGGCGCACAGCGACCTGCTCAGGTGATTGCTAACGCATTGAACGTTTTCCGGGGCGGTATGATGCTTTTTGGTATCGCTATCGTGCTGTTTTTCGTTGAGTGGCGTCTGCTGCCGATAAGTTTGATCGCGGTTGCAATGATGTTGGTTGTACAAGTCCGTTTCACCAGGGAGCGGTTTCACTTGCAGCGTCAGCTTGTGCAAAAGGAACGTCATGCATCCTACGCGGACTATGTGATGACATCACAACCTTTCGCAAAAGAGATCCGCCTCTGGGATATCGGAGCGTATCTGCGCGCCCAATATTTGAATATCCGCAAGGCTGTTCGCAAAGACTATCTCACCATTGAACGGCGCAAATCCATCGCGGAAAGTCTGGTTTCTATCGTGGGTACGCTCGTCGTTCTCGCATCGGCTGCGTTTATCTTGTATCGCTTCAGCACTGGCCAAGCGGAGCTATCCGACCTGATCATGGTGGTCTTGCTCTTGGTCCGTGCGGAGACGGCTGGACGGGATTTCGTGACGAGCCTGTCAAAGCTCTATGATGACCAGTTGTTCCTGAACCAACTGTTCGCCTTTCTGGATCTGGAACCGGTCATGAAACCTGACGCCAAGGCTGAAACCCTGCCGTCTGGTACAAAACAGGGTGTGGTCTTAGATCATGTGACGTTTTCATATCCGACTGCAGAACGCCCCGCCTTGCGAGACGTTTCACTGAACATCAAACCGGGACAGTTTACAGCATTGGTTGGGGGCAACGGGTCCGGAAAAACTACTTTGATCAAACTGTTGTGTCGACTCTACGACCCCCAGGAGGGCTCGGTAACCTATGACGGGGTCGACGTCCGTTCATTTGATCCGACCGCCTATCGTCGGCAGTTCAGCGTGATATTTCAGGATTTCGCGCAGTTTGCCTATTCCGGGCGAGACAATATGCGTTTGTCGGATCTGGGCCAGGAAAGCGATGACGCACGGCTGGAAAACGTCTCGAAACTGACAGGTGCGCATGATGTGCTCGAAGCGCTGCCGAACGGTTACGAAACCGTTTTGTCGCGCATGTTCGACGGTGGCGTTGAGCTGAGTGGAGGCCAGTGGCAAAAAATCGCTCTGTCACGGGCAGTTTTCCCCGACTCAAAGTTTATCATACTGGATGAACCCACCAGCGCGATTGATCCAAATGCAGAAGCCGAGTTGTTTGACGGGTTCCGCGACAAGCTTGAGGGACGCGGCGCGCTGGTCATCAGCCACCGCTTGTCCACCATAAGACAGGCGGATTATACCTATGTGCTGGATGGCGGCAGAATAGTAGAAGAAGGGACTCATGAGGCGCTCATCGGCCAGGGAGGGCGCTACGCGGAAATGTTCGAACGCCAGGGCAGAAGCTACCGATCTTAA
- a CDS encoding sugar transferase has translation MAVFHLEETENSKSFPKLDGGVALYRRAGKRLFDLLLAALITPLLLPIIGILWLATTRDGGSGFFGHRRVGRDGKVFRCWKLRTMVVDAESKLHAHLEENPEAAAEWATDHKLANDPRITRLGRFMRKTSLDELPQIWNVFRGEMSFVGPRPIVRVELHKYGIHRPVYLSMTPGITGLWQVSGRNDVSYSERVQFDVDYSNDVSLFTDIRLIAMTGLSIVGATGR, from the coding sequence ATGGCTGTGTTTCACTTAGAAGAAACGGAAAATTCCAAATCCTTCCCCAAACTAGACGGTGGTGTTGCGCTCTATCGCCGCGCGGGAAAACGGCTTTTTGACCTGCTTCTGGCTGCCTTAATCACCCCTTTGCTACTGCCGATTATCGGTATTTTATGGCTCGCGACGACCCGCGATGGTGGAAGCGGATTTTTTGGGCATCGGCGTGTTGGTCGGGATGGCAAAGTGTTTCGGTGCTGGAAACTCCGCACCATGGTTGTGGACGCGGAATCCAAGCTACACGCCCATCTGGAGGAGAATCCGGAGGCTGCAGCGGAGTGGGCAACAGATCACAAACTCGCAAATGACCCGCGAATCACTCGTTTGGGCCGTTTTATGCGCAAAACAAGCCTGGATGAGCTACCGCAAATTTGGAATGTCTTCCGCGGCGAGATGAGTTTTGTGGGGCCTAGGCCAATTGTGCGCGTAGAACTACACAAGTACGGGATTCATCGGCCTGTTTATCTATCTATGACGCCTGGGATCACAGGTCTTTGGCAAGTATCCGGTCGCAATGACGTATCCTACTCGGAGCGGGTGCAATTCGACGTCGACTACTCGAATGATGTGTCTCTGTTTACCGATATTCGCCTGATTGCGATGACGGGTCTGTCAATCGTGGGCGCAACTGGTCGGTAA